The proteins below are encoded in one region of Brachyspira intermedia PWS/A:
- a CDS encoding AAA family ATPase: MRNTKSRIEKIIKLLSEGLYEREEIVSLTLLSAIAGKPIFLYGPPGTAKSFIAKRVSSAFKDSKYFGYLMQRFSTPEDIFGPISLEELKNDKYIRKIDGYLPDADFAFLDEIWKSTPAILNTLLTIINERVFKNGSEEVKVPLKALISASNETPPEGQGLEALYDRFIVRLIVNNIKNRDNFEKILENTQLDSYINIDDELRISTDEWVNIRKEANNIKLSKSVIDIIHNIKLSIEKFNEDNRDIAIYVSDRRWQHISYLLKTAAYLNDKNEVDIYETILIYNCLWSIEEHIDVVKKIVENAISLCYDLNNQNISEWRESFKSVQKNIDDEFYNLEKTYDTENIDDKPHIAKTLSINIDEYGNKGETIIYIPIKQLGKKGYFYPLDIGRNQTRKFRCNFNGTEKCTVEINSATLANGFVSGMLSKNYEFLCEVEPDFYMKKVSPKKLEKEKKDAYLKLIKSLISSIENIIANFKNDFNKNKYTNKSIFISDENFNFFTEMFNSYIENLESEKLDAERLKSEIEEHETI; the protein is encoded by the coding sequence ATGAGAAATACAAAATCTAGAATCGAAAAAATTATTAAACTTCTTTCTGAAGGACTTTATGAAAGGGAAGAAATTGTATCTTTAACTCTTCTTAGTGCTATAGCAGGAAAGCCTATATTTTTATACGGCCCTCCCGGAACTGCAAAAAGTTTCATAGCAAAAAGAGTGTCATCTGCATTTAAAGATTCAAAGTATTTCGGATATTTAATGCAGAGATTTTCTACACCAGAGGATATATTCGGTCCTATTAGTTTGGAAGAATTAAAGAATGATAAATATATAAGAAAGATTGACGGATATTTGCCTGATGCTGATTTTGCATTTTTAGATGAAATATGGAAAAGTACGCCGGCAATACTTAATACTCTTTTAACTATAATCAATGAAAGAGTTTTTAAAAATGGAAGCGAAGAAGTAAAAGTCCCGTTAAAAGCTTTAATTTCAGCAAGTAATGAAACTCCTCCTGAAGGACAGGGACTTGAAGCATTATATGATAGATTTATAGTTCGCTTAATAGTTAATAATATAAAAAATAGAGATAATTTTGAAAAGATACTTGAAAATACTCAATTAGATTCCTATATAAATATAGATGATGAATTAAGAATTTCAACTGATGAATGGGTAAATATAAGAAAAGAAGCAAATAATATAAAACTTTCAAAATCTGTTATTGATATAATTCATAATATAAAACTTTCTATAGAAAAGTTTAATGAAGATAATAGAGATATAGCAATATATGTATCGGATAGAAGATGGCAGCATATTTCATATTTACTTAAAACTGCAGCATATTTGAATGATAAAAATGAAGTTGATATTTATGAAACTATTTTAATTTATAATTGTTTATGGAGTATAGAAGAGCATATTGATGTAGTCAAAAAGATAGTGGAGAATGCTATAAGTTTATGCTATGATTTGAATAATCAGAATATTAGTGAATGGAGAGAGAGTTTTAAGAGCGTTCAGAAAAATATAGATGATGAGTTTTATAATTTAGAAAAAACTTATGATACAGAAAATATTGATGATAAGCCTCATATAGCTAAAACTTTATCTATTAATATTGATGAATACGGTAATAAAGGTGAAACTATCATCTATATACCGATAAAACAATTAGGCAAAAAAGGTTATTTTTATCCTTTAGACATAGGAAGAAATCAGACAAGAAAATTTAGATGCAATTTTAACGGCACTGAAAAATGCACTGTTGAAATAAATTCTGCAACTCTGGCAAATGGTTTTGTTTCCGGTATGCTTTCAAAAAATTATGAGTTTCTTTGTGAGGTAGAGCCTGATTTTTATATGAAAAAGGTTAGCCCTAAAAAACTTGAAAAAGAAAAAAAAGATGCTTATTTGAAATTAATAAAGTCTTTAATATCTAGTATTGAAAATATTATAGCTAATTTTAAAAATGACTTTAATAAAAATAAATATACAAACAAAAGTATATTTATATCAGATGAAAATTTCAATTTTTTCACAGAGATGTTTAATTCTTATATAGAAAATCTTGAGAGTGAAAAATTGGATGCAGAAAGATTAAAAAGTGAAATAGAAGAGCATGAAACAATTTAA
- a CDS encoding VWA domain-containing protein, which yields MKQFNNDSYKDEIKKTEAMAKGVFNSAFNNLYNDERLTQELEIKITKWKKDLNIFLNDNNPYQDNKTELDIALKKLKNTSKEDIFNDLNSLNALSVDTKFWREKLSNSDDLNILKKNIISVWEKTYNKKNNDWLVSTVKERRDKFISDIESWINLLKKLKYMSNILRIKTGVLWDFRVGELEEEDISLLKRWVDFINEYKDIEIICDSIGRRIDIEKSLKNVEFKNTYSNTNKKISSKEEIVGIYFAKDLENVIPEELSLLCNEESEKLFKLKYIENRLMCFDKSAYVFNDDMEHLVRAGYKEGRGDMIICIDTSGSMKGINEYIAKATMFKMVIRALAENRNAYLINFSTEIYTCKFTKENGIEDLIKFLKLSYHGGSDIYKALYEANRMMNTSSFKNADVLVLSDFIMEDMPNNLVTMCSKQKNNGNKYFAVSIGRFPFGYSYRRVFNKHWIFDIDNGLKEIY from the coding sequence ATGAAACAATTTAATAATGATTCTTATAAAGATGAAATAAAAAAAACAGAAGCAATGGCTAAAGGAGTCTTTAATAGTGCTTTTAATAATCTTTATAATGATGAAAGATTAACACAGGAATTAGAAATAAAAATCACTAAATGGAAAAAAGATTTAAATATATTTTTAAATGATAATAATCCGTATCAGGATAATAAAACCGAATTGGATATAGCATTAAAAAAATTAAAAAATACTAGTAAAGAAGATATATTTAATGATTTAAACAGTTTGAATGCTTTATCTGTTGATACTAAATTTTGGAGAGAAAAATTATCAAATTCAGATGATTTAAATATCTTAAAAAAGAATATAATTTCAGTATGGGAAAAAACTTATAATAAAAAAAATAATGATTGGCTTGTTTCTACAGTAAAAGAGAGAAGAGACAAATTTATTTCCGATATAGAATCTTGGATTAATTTGTTAAAAAAATTAAAGTATATGTCAAATATATTAAGAATAAAGACAGGCGTATTATGGGATTTTAGAGTAGGGGAGTTGGAAGAAGAAGATATATCTTTACTTAAAAGATGGGTTGATTTTATAAATGAATATAAAGATATAGAAATCATTTGCGATAGTATAGGCAGAAGAATTGATATAGAAAAATCATTGAAGAATGTTGAGTTTAAAAATACTTACAGCAATACCAATAAAAAAATAAGTTCTAAAGAAGAGATAGTTGGAATATATTTTGCTAAAGATTTAGAAAATGTTATACCTGAAGAGCTTTCTTTATTATGCAATGAAGAAAGTGAAAAATTATTCAAATTAAAATATATAGAAAATAGGCTTATGTGCTTTGATAAGAGTGCTTATGTATTTAATGATGATATGGAGCATTTGGTTAGAGCAGGATATAAAGAAGGCAGAGGCGATATGATTATATGCATAGACACAAGCGGTTCTATGAAGGGTATTAATGAATATATTGCAAAAGCTACTATGTTTAAAATGGTTATTCGTGCTTTGGCTGAAAATAGAAATGCTTATCTTATTAATTTTAGCACAGAGATATATACATGCAAATTTACTAAAGAAAATGGCATTGAAGATTTAATAAAATTTTTGAAGCTTAGTTATCATGGCGGTTCTGATATATACAAAGCTCTTTATGAGGCAAATAGAATGATGAATACGTCTAGTTTCAAAAATGCTGATGTGCTAGTTTTATCCGATTTTATAATGGAGGATATGCCTAATAATTTAGTAACTATGTGCAGCAAACAAAAAAATAACGGCAATAAATATTTTGCTGTATCTATAGGACGATTTCCATTCGGATATTCATATAGAAGAGTATTTAACAAACATTGGATATTTGATATAGATAATGGATTAAAAGAAATTTATTAA
- the murI gene encoding glutamate racemase: MNIHSFSSDMPIAVFDSGFGGLTVLKQLLKILPDENYIYLGDNANIPYGDKSKEKIIELTLKMADFLIKQKCKMIIIACNTISACTYHILKQKYEVPIIEVISNGAIDALNNTKNNNISIMGTEFTVHSNAYKEMINKYKKEIKVTQVACRDLCPMIENDWYSYDNRLEVLTNYLESIDKNSDTLILACTHYPHITNDIKNLLQNNIKNSIKNIIDPSYHTAISVKKYLEENNLLNNINDKYIKIYTTEDIEKENKIIDIFMPKNSKYSLEEIKL, translated from the coding sequence ATGAACATTCACTCTTTTTCATCAGATATGCCGATAGCTGTTTTTGATTCCGGATTTGGTGGATTAACTGTTTTAAAACAATTATTAAAAATATTGCCAGATGAAAATTATATATATCTTGGGGATAATGCTAATATACCTTATGGTGATAAATCAAAAGAAAAAATTATAGAACTAACATTAAAAATGGCAGACTTCTTAATAAAACAAAAATGCAAAATGATTATCATTGCATGCAATACTATATCAGCATGTACATACCATATTTTAAAACAAAAATATGAAGTACCAATAATAGAAGTTATATCAAATGGTGCAATAGATGCTTTAAATAACACAAAAAATAATAATATATCAATAATGGGTACAGAATTCACTGTTCATTCAAATGCATATAAAGAAATGATAAACAAATACAAAAAAGAAATAAAAGTTACACAAGTAGCATGCAGAGATTTATGCCCCATGATAGAAAATGATTGGTATAGTTATGATAATAGATTAGAAGTTCTAACAAACTATTTAGAAAGTATAGATAAAAACTCTGATACTTTAATATTAGCATGCACTCATTACCCTCATATAACAAATGATATAAAAAACTTACTTCAAAATAATATAAAAAATTCTATAAAAAATATAATAGACCCTTCATATCATACTGCAATATCAGTAAAAAAATATTTGGAAGAAAATAATTTACTTAATAATATCAATGATAAATATATAAAAATATACACAACTGAAGATATAGAAAAAGAAAATAAAATAATAGATATATTCATGCCTAAAAATTCAAAATATAGTTTAGAAGAAATAAAATTATAA
- a CDS encoding OadG family protein, translating into MNSSIIEALQIMLIGMGVVVLFLIILVFVMKFVAGIVAQVDKLMPPPKEEISAAPPVISSSNDKMVAIAIALAHVHSSKSK; encoded by the coding sequence ATGAATAGTAGTATTATAGAAGCTCTACAAATAATGCTTATAGGTATGGGCGTTGTTGTATTGTTTTTAATTATATTAGTTTTCGTTATGAAATTTGTAGCTGGTATAGTAGCACAAGTAGATAAATTAATGCCTCCTCCTAAGGAAGAAATATCTGCAGCTCCACCAGTTATATCATCAAGTAATGATAAAATGGTAGCTATTGCCATTGCTTTAGCACATGTTCATAGCAGTAAATCTAAATAA
- a CDS encoding biotin/lipoyl-containing protein — MAKKEIKFMLTAFRDGFQSVYGARVLSKDFMPAVEAFVKAGVTYFESGGGATFQSAFFYNNENAFDVMDTFRKTVGPDVNLQTLARGVNVVGLESQPREMIKLHADLFKKHGITTIRNFDALNDVNNLIFSGKCIKEAGLKHQVCVSMMALPPGCEGAHDAAFYGKVLTQIKDKVDFDSVCFKDASGTTTPQVVYDTIKEARRILGKDVHIQMHSHETAGIGAVQYRAALDAGADCIDLSAAPVSGGTCQTDLIVMWHALRGTEYTLNVDIDKIREAEEVFKECMKDYFLPPESRTVEPMIPFAPMPGGALTANTQMMRDINVMNRFPEVIKAMTEVVKKGGFGTSVTPVSQFYFQQAFNNVMQGEWKKIADGYGKMVLGYFGKTPSTPDPEIVKIASEQLGLQPTTELAMDIDDKNPKKGRKAAEQALKDAGITDLSDENVFIAAACKEKGIQFLKGEAKLGIRKNAGGASEGVKATSNEVTVTVGGSSYGIKIENGKAIVDGVSYDYTIKDGIVAGAAQSAAPASSGAATPVTAGLPGTVLKIVAPVGTQVQDGTTILIVEAMKMEVEIKSSASGVVKEVKVKPGDAVVAGQELAIVG; from the coding sequence ATGGCTAAAAAAGAAATAAAATTTATGCTAACAGCATTCAGAGACGGTTTCCAATCTGTTTATGGTGCTAGAGTATTATCTAAAGATTTTATGCCGGCTGTAGAAGCATTCGTTAAAGCCGGAGTTACATATTTTGAATCAGGCGGCGGTGCAACATTCCAAAGTGCATTTTTCTATAATAATGAAAATGCTTTTGATGTAATGGATACTTTCAGAAAAACTGTAGGTCCTGATGTAAACTTACAAACTTTAGCAAGAGGTGTTAACGTTGTAGGTTTGGAATCTCAGCCTAGAGAAATGATTAAGCTTCATGCTGATTTATTCAAAAAACATGGTATTACAACTATTAGAAATTTTGACGCTTTAAATGATGTTAATAACCTTATTTTCAGCGGTAAATGTATTAAAGAAGCAGGATTAAAACACCAAGTATGTGTTAGTATGATGGCACTTCCTCCAGGATGTGAAGGTGCACATGATGCTGCTTTCTATGGAAAAGTATTAACTCAAATCAAAGATAAAGTAGATTTTGATTCAGTATGTTTCAAAGATGCTTCAGGTACTACAACTCCTCAAGTAGTTTATGATACTATTAAAGAAGCTAGAAGAATATTAGGTAAAGATGTACATATACAAATGCATAGCCATGAAACTGCAGGTATAGGTGCTGTTCAGTACAGAGCTGCTTTAGATGCTGGTGCTGATTGTATAGACCTTTCAGCTGCTCCTGTATCAGGCGGTACTTGTCAAACAGACTTAATAGTTATGTGGCATGCTTTAAGAGGCACTGAATATACTCTTAATGTAGATATAGATAAAATCAGAGAAGCTGAAGAAGTATTCAAAGAATGTATGAAAGATTATTTCTTACCACCTGAAAGTAGAACAGTAGAGCCAATGATTCCATTCGCTCCAATGCCTGGTGGTGCTTTAACAGCTAATACTCAAATGATGAGAGATATTAATGTTATGAACAGATTCCCTGAAGTTATTAAAGCTATGACAGAAGTAGTTAAGAAAGGCGGTTTTGGTACTTCAGTAACTCCTGTATCTCAGTTCTATTTCCAACAAGCATTCAATAATGTAATGCAAGGTGAATGGAAAAAGATTGCTGACGGTTATGGAAAAATGGTATTAGGTTATTTTGGTAAAACTCCTTCTACTCCAGACCCAGAAATCGTAAAAATAGCTAGCGAGCAATTAGGTTTACAGCCTACTACTGAACTTGCTATGGATATAGATGATAAAAACCCTAAAAAAGGTAGAAAAGCTGCTGAACAGGCTTTAAAAGATGCAGGTATTACAGATCTTTCTGATGAGAATGTATTCATTGCAGCTGCTTGTAAAGAAAAAGGTATTCAATTCCTTAAAGGCGAAGCTAAACTTGGTATTAGAAAGAATGCAGGCGGTGCTTCTGAAGGTGTTAAAGCAACAAGCAATGAAGTTACTGTTACAGTTGGCGGATCAAGCTATGGTATAAAAATAGAAAATGGAAAAGCTATAGTTGATGGAGTAAGCTATGATTATACTATTAAAGATGGTATAGTTGCTGGTGCTGCTCAATCTGCTGCTCCTGCTTCTAGCGGTGCTGCTACTCCTGTTACTGCTGGCTTACCTGGTACAGTATTAAAAATAGTTGCTCCTGTTGGAACACAAGTTCAAGACGGAACTACTATATTAATAGTAGAAGCTATGAAAATGGAAGTTGAAATAAAATCTTCTGCAAGCGGAGTAGTTAAAGAAGTAAAAGTTAAACCGGGTGATGCTGTAGTTGCAGGTCAGGAATTGGCTATAGTTGGCTAA
- a CDS encoding sodium ion-translocating decarboxylase subunit beta — protein MRKIFLVFALIFMTASVVLPQESAQEPLNIKDSLISLVRNTAFGGLFPRSEKEIADAQVKAEKSKQEKYQTKLNDIKVKSAPLWQNAIMICVGLLLVYLAIAKGFEPLLLIPIGMGGILANIPIANIAALPVVEIMNGIPVTISSGGFLGQIYTFGIESGLFPLFIFIGVGAMTDFGPLIANPKTALLGAAAQIGIFGTLLGAMIISTYIPVISFSLKDAASIGIIGGADGPTAIFTASRLSPHLLGAIAVAAYSYMALVPIIQPPIMKWLTTENERKIEMKQLRPVSKREKIIFPLTVIILVALLLPDAAPLIGALMFGNLIKESGVTERLSKTAQNELINIVTIMLGLSVGSKLAADKFLRFETLGILVLGLVAFSMGTAGGVLLAKFMNLFSKDKINPLIGAAGVSAVPMAARVANKVGQESNPHNFLLMHAMGPNVSGVIGSAVAAGVLLAILG, from the coding sequence ATGAGAAAAATATTTTTAGTATTTGCACTTATCTTTATGACAGCATCTGTTGTGTTGCCTCAAGAAAGTGCTCAAGAACCTCTTAATATAAAAGATTCGCTTATTTCTTTGGTGAGAAATACTGCTTTCGGAGGTTTATTTCCTAGAAGCGAAAAAGAAATAGCAGATGCTCAGGTTAAAGCAGAAAAGAGTAAACAAGAAAAATATCAAACTAAATTAAATGATATAAAAGTAAAATCCGCTCCATTATGGCAGAATGCTATAATGATTTGTGTTGGTTTGCTTTTGGTTTATCTTGCTATAGCTAAAGGCTTTGAACCGCTTCTTCTTATCCCTATAGGTATGGGAGGAATTTTGGCTAATATTCCTATTGCCAATATTGCGGCTTTACCAGTAGTAGAGATTATGAATGGTATACCTGTTACTATAAGCAGCGGCGGTTTTTTAGGTCAGATATATACTTTTGGTATTGAATCAGGTTTATTCCCATTATTCATATTCATTGGTGTTGGTGCTATGACAGACTTCGGTCCGCTTATTGCTAACCCTAAAACTGCTTTATTAGGTGCTGCTGCTCAAATAGGTATATTCGGTACTTTATTAGGTGCTATGATAATATCTACATACATACCAGTAATTTCTTTCTCATTGAAAGATGCCGCTTCAATAGGTATTATTGGAGGTGCTGACGGCCCTACAGCTATATTTACAGCTTCAAGACTTTCACCTCATTTATTGGGTGCTATTGCTGTTGCTGCTTATTCATATATGGCTTTAGTACCTATAATACAGCCTCCTATTATGAAATGGTTAACTACTGAAAATGAAAGAAAAATCGAAATGAAACAGCTTCGTCCTGTTAGTAAAAGAGAAAAAATCATTTTCCCTCTTACTGTTATAATACTTGTTGCTTTATTATTACCAGATGCTGCTCCTTTAATTGGTGCTTTAATGTTTGGTAATTTAATTAAAGAATCTGGTGTTACTGAAAGACTTTCTAAAACTGCCCAAAATGAGTTAATTAACATAGTTACAATAATGTTAGGTTTATCTGTTGGTAGTAAATTGGCTGCTGATAAATTCTTACGTTTTGAAACATTGGGTATATTAGTATTAGGTTTAGTAGCATTCTCAATGGGTACAGCAGGCGGAGTACTTCTTGCTAAATTTATGAACTTATTCAGCAAAGACAAAATCAATCCTCTTATCGGAGCTGCTGGAGTATCAGCTGTTCCTATGGCTGCAAGAGTTGCTAACAAAGTTGGACAGGAATCTAACCCTCATAACTTCTTACTTATGCATGCTATGGGTCCAAACGTTTCAGGAGTAATTGGTTCTGCAGTTGCTGCTGGTGTACTTTTAGCTATATTAGGTTAA
- a CDS encoding glycosyltransferase family 2 protein, with product MKITIIVPCYNEELVIEILYKRLINVLSNYNDYEIIFINDGSNDNTEYIIDKYRKENNNIKLFSFSRNFGHQAAVSCGILNSSGDIAIIIDADLQDPPELIPSMIDEYIKSKSNVIYAKRISREGENFFKKVTANLFYRLVNLLSDIKFPIDTGDFRLIDKNIIDAYKQFKENPKYIRGLISWMGFKQQPFLYNRKPREAGKTKYTYKKMFNLALTGIISFSTKPLRISLILGILSILCGVILSLYVFIKYFFFNADIIKGWASIMITVIFMGGVQLLSLSVISEYLSKIYEQIKNRPEFIIKSNRETNYEK from the coding sequence ATGAAAATAACCATAATAGTACCTTGTTATAATGAAGAGCTTGTTATAGAAATATTATATAAAAGATTGATTAATGTACTTTCTAATTATAATGATTATGAAATAATTTTTATAAATGATGGAAGTAATGATAATACAGAATATATAATAGATAAATATAGAAAAGAAAATAATAATATAAAACTTTTTTCTTTTTCAAGAAATTTCGGTCATCAGGCTGCTGTAAGTTGTGGTATTCTAAATTCTTCTGGTGATATAGCTATAATAATAGATGCTGATTTACAAGATCCTCCAGAACTTATACCTTCTATGATAGATGAATATATAAAATCAAAATCTAACGTTATATATGCAAAAAGAATTTCTAGAGAAGGTGAAAATTTTTTCAAAAAAGTAACTGCCAATCTATTTTATAGATTAGTTAATTTATTATCGGATATTAAATTTCCTATAGATACAGGAGATTTTAGACTAATAGATAAAAATATAATTGATGCCTATAAACAGTTTAAAGAAAATCCAAAATATATCAGAGGATTAATTAGCTGGATGGGATTTAAACAACAGCCATTTTTATATAATAGAAAACCTAGAGAAGCAGGTAAAACTAAATATACTTATAAAAAAATGTTTAATCTAGCTTTAACAGGTATAATATCATTTTCAACAAAACCTTTGAGAATATCTTTAATTTTAGGCATTTTATCTATACTTTGTGGTGTTATATTATCTCTATATGTATTTATAAAATATTTCTTTTTTAATGCAGATATTATAAAAGGCTGGGCTTCTATAATGATAACTGTTATTTTTATGGGAGGAGTTCAACTTTTAAGTTTATCTGTAATTTCTGAATATTTATCAAAAATATATGAACAAATAAAAAATAGACCTGAGTTTATTATAAAAAGTAATAGGGAGACAAATTATGAAAAATAA
- a CDS encoding glycosyltransferase family 39 protein — MKNNIKRFTNTIISNKIFLISFILIILSYILRTILLIFTTLIDDEAYYALWTKHLPFGFFDHGAGIAFFMKSSMIIFGNTGFGVRFGSIIISILVSVLLYLFLRKEKDENTAIISVILFNTIPFFAGLSLIVTIDTPMFYFLLLAIMAYYKAIYSNKNYFYLAGFLFGFSLLSKEGAIFVGASISFFTLISKNRKSIFSSKEFYLSFIVAAIVYSPFIIYNFQTDFTFIKYALDRQLQKPGSINRTLDFWGAQIGLYSPLFFILFCYLIVKVYIDFFKKKEIENNFYFALISLLPFIYILQKSFKNKLEANWALFIYGGGIFLVSYYISKNWNKKYIRNLFLANILFCNIAVLIIICQYFFAIIPIKGDPTDRYYKYNAIRYDLKDYYDSYMNKDIRIFGLNYQIPSMINFYIHPEKESVCLNWGTYHPTVFDFWYNDKDFLGNDLYHITTSSDTNFISKYFDNVEYITNFQSYRKK; from the coding sequence ATGAAAAATAATATTAAAAGATTTACAAATACAATAATAAGTAATAAAATTTTTTTAATTTCATTTATTTTGATAATATTATCATATATACTAAGAACTATATTATTAATTTTCACTACTTTAATAGATGATGAAGCATATTATGCATTATGGACAAAACATTTACCATTTGGCTTTTTTGACCATGGTGCTGGTATAGCTTTTTTTATGAAGTCAAGTATGATTATATTTGGAAATACTGGATTTGGTGTAAGATTTGGCAGTATTATTATAAGCATATTAGTTTCTGTTTTATTATATTTATTTTTGAGAAAAGAAAAAGATGAAAATACTGCTATTATTTCTGTTATACTTTTTAATACTATACCATTCTTTGCTGGACTTTCTTTGATTGTAACCATAGATACCCCTATGTTTTATTTTTTATTATTAGCTATAATGGCTTATTATAAAGCAATTTATTCTAACAAAAATTATTTTTATTTGGCTGGTTTTTTATTTGGTTTTAGCTTACTTTCTAAAGAGGGTGCTATATTTGTAGGTGCTTCTATATCTTTTTTTACACTAATTTCAAAAAATAGAAAATCTATATTTTCATCTAAAGAATTTTATTTATCATTTATCGTTGCTGCTATAGTTTACAGTCCTTTTATTATATATAATTTTCAAACTGATTTTACATTTATAAAATATGCATTAGACAGACAGCTTCAAAAACCAGGAAGTATTAATAGAACTTTAGATTTTTGGGGAGCACAAATAGGATTATATAGTCCATTATTTTTTATATTATTTTGTTATTTAATAGTAAAAGTGTATATAGATTTTTTTAAGAAAAAAGAAATAGAAAATAATTTCTATTTTGCTCTCATATCACTATTGCCATTCATTTATATACTGCAGAAATCTTTCAAAAATAAATTAGAAGCAAATTGGGCTTTATTTATATATGGAGGAGGTATATTTTTAGTATCATATTATATATCTAAAAATTGGAATAAAAAATATATTAGGAATTTATTTTTAGCTAATATATTATTTTGTAATATAGCTGTATTAATAATAATATGTCAGTATTTTTTTGCAATCATACCAATAAAAGGTGATCCTACTGATAGATATTATAAATACAATGCTATAAGATATGATTTAAAAGACTATTATGATTCTTATATGAATAAAGATATAAGAATTTTTGGTTTAAATTATCAAATACCTTCAATGATTAATTTTTATATACATCCTGAAAAAGAATCTGTATGTTTAAATTGGGGTACATATCATCCTACTGTATTTGATTTTTGGTATAATGATAAAGATTTTTTAGGAAATGATTTGTATCATATAACTACATCATCTGATACAAATTTTATTTCTAAATATTTTGATAATGTTGAATATATTACAAACTTCCAATCATACAGAAAAAAATAA
- a CDS encoding DUF2156 domain-containing protein, with translation MINFEPISLEKQELYHKYFSMTPEQSADYTFMNLLGLKDIYMLEWAFTEKLVWIRQKSPYTIYWAPVGDWFNTNFCTDFSPCEISGETIIRIPKELALFWEKTTKIKVKETRDEWEYLYDFNELVTLPGKKFHNKKNLYNQFLKNEFKYVPINDKTVINDILDFEAKWEEEEKKNNAALNENNAEECETFDSTKLLTHEVRAEADTIMIKTLLGNWDIINNIIGGAIYIDNKIVAYTIADLSMRDTIVVHSERGDRNYKGTYQAINRMFLENLKNYVSDYERFKFVNREQDVGDLGLRKAKMSYNPVGYIEKYKGFCTDF, from the coding sequence ATGATTAATTTTGAACCTATTTCATTAGAAAAACAGGAACTTTATCATAAATATTTTTCTATGACTCCGGAGCAATCTGCTGATTATACATTTATGAATTTGCTTGGATTAAAAGATATATATATGCTTGAATGGGCATTTACTGAAAAGCTAGTTTGGATAAGACAAAAATCACCATACACTATATATTGGGCTCCAGTCGGCGATTGGTTTAATACTAACTTCTGCACTGATTTTAGCCCTTGTGAAATTTCAGGTGAAACTATAATAAGAATACCTAAAGAACTCGCTTTATTTTGGGAGAAAACAACTAAAATAAAAGTAAAAGAAACTAGAGATGAATGGGAATACTTATACGATTTTAATGAATTAGTAACATTACCCGGTAAAAAATTTCATAATAAGAAAAATTTATATAATCAATTTCTTAAAAACGAATTTAAATATGTTCCAATAAATGATAAAACTGTAATAAATGATATACTTGATTTCGAGGCTAAATGGGAAGAGGAAGAGAAAAAAAACAATGCTGCTTTAAATGAAAATAATGCAGAAGAATGTGAAACTTTTGACAGTACTAAACTATTAACCCATGAAGTAAGAGCCGAAGCAGATACTATAATGATAAAAACTTTGCTTGGTAATTGGGATATAATAAATAATATAATAGGTGGAGCTATTTATATAGACAATAAAATAGTAGCATACACAATAGCTGATTTAAGTATGAGAGATACTATTGTAGTTCACTCTGAAAGAGGAGATAGGAATTACAAAGGAACATATCAAGCTATAAACAGAATGTTTTTAGAGAATTTAAAAAATTATGTAAGTGATTATGAAAGATTTAAATTCGTTAATAGAGAGCAGGACGTTGGAGATTTAGGACTTAGAAAAGCAAAAATGTCATATAATCCTGTAGGATATATAGAGAAATATAAAGGTTTCTGTACAGATTTCTAA